A stretch of the Deltaproteobacteria bacterium genome encodes the following:
- a CDS encoding DMT family protein, translating to MLQTVGLLIISNMFMTFAWYGHLKHLADRPLWLVVLISWGIAFFEYCFQVPGNRMGAMQFTLPQLKILQEVITLSVFCVFAAYYMGVKLTWNYVWAGLCLVGAVFFIFRDGAVG from the coding sequence ATGTTGCAGACCGTGGGTCTTCTCATCATTTCAAATATGTTTATGACGTTTGCTTGGTACGGGCATCTAAAGCATCTAGCGGACCGGCCGCTATGGCTGGTTGTGCTCATAAGCTGGGGGATCGCTTTTTTTGAATACTGCTTCCAAGTCCCAGGAAATCGCATGGGAGCGATGCAGTTCACCCTACCTCAGTTAAAGATCCTGCAGGAGGTGATTACGCTCAGTGTCTTCTGCGTCTTCGCGGCCTACTATATGGGCGTCAAATTGACATGGAATTATGTGTGGGCAGGACTATGTCTAGTTGGCGCCGTGTTTTTTATTTTCCGCGATGGGGCGGTCGGGTGA
- a CDS encoding PAS domain S-box protein, whose protein sequence is MHLAPFNTGKIVMETSGETSTLGSLPAAWRLKDHRLISLIGWGVVALAIGLTVTATYIARQDTTAKGAALFELAAKDIERDIQERMAGYGQALIQTRGFLEASGSVSRSEFATYVKSIDLDALYPGIQGIGFVVKIPADELEPHLRGIRTQGFPDYSVRPHTPRDFYYPITLIEPFNWRNQRAFGYDMMTEGVRRRAMELARDTGQLTLSGKVRLVQETDLHPQPGLLLYVPKYARDARIDTPEDRQAALEGFIYSPFRAIDLMQGIFGERYKHDQAVSFEVYDGLNTLEANLLYSRIKDGLHRQFNTNSSQFSKTTTLTIFGNAWTVRTYSLPEFRAQAAPSSPTVTATAGIVFTILIIRLVMTLQKLGQTAERLRSSEDSYRTLTEVAPQIVWAATVSAGNVYINRFWSDYTGMAPAQALGSGWQHALHPADIKIMQDAWQQAIRDSSQSFECEMRIRRHDGQFRWHLSRARLMPRLSGHDSKWLGVATDIHDRKMTEQVLSQREAHLQLIMDSIPALIAYISVDCKYLSVNKTYESWFQINKASMIGQTVEGFHGPEVAKALLPFMKRALSGDTVHFEMPIMQQNGLLRHISGTYVPDILEDGKVIGFFVFVMDVSEAKLAEARLQQSYQRFINVARATNDVVWDWQIESNSRWWSDAVTSVFGYDVQTSIMNQTWWESKIHPDDRDQVVASINHHIASQHQSWSEQYRFQRNDGSYAYVHDRGYTVFGLRNELPLQMVGAIQDISERKITEEALLKAKEDAEAANQTKTNFLANMSHEIRTPLGVVLGFSELLAKGELSSEERDRSVEAINRNGELVSSIINDILDISKIEAGRLEIEIVPTNLVSLIDDLNAGFELQAREKGIDYKCSFVGQIPRTITTDALRLKQIIFNIVGNAVKFTQRGSVSLRIYLTNEKEPRKLILEVTDTGPGIAPENTGKLFEAFSQADASTTRKFGGTGLGLALSRRLAQALGGDVILLRTEVDHGSTFQIRIDTGSIDAAVQIPAPAQYQPQPITLDGMRILVVDDSADNRMLIGRILNRHGASVKLVNSGHAGIAEALTTPFDIVLMDIQMPELDGYEATRTLRKAGYRAPIVALTAHALKADRERCLSQGFDGYLTKPIQRLELVSQIAKLKARQTSAG, encoded by the coding sequence TTGCATTTGGCCCCCTTTAACACTGGCAAAATTGTGATGGAGACGTCAGGCGAAACATCAACTCTAGGTTCACTGCCAGCAGCATGGCGGCTTAAAGATCATCGACTCATCAGCCTTATTGGATGGGGGGTAGTCGCCTTAGCCATCGGTCTCACAGTTACGGCCACGTACATCGCTCGCCAGGATACCACCGCTAAAGGCGCAGCATTGTTTGAGCTGGCTGCTAAAGATATCGAACGAGACATTCAGGAACGGATGGCTGGTTACGGTCAAGCTCTGATCCAAACGCGTGGATTCCTCGAAGCAAGTGGCAGCGTCTCTCGCTCAGAATTTGCCACTTACGTCAAAAGTATTGATTTAGACGCCTTATACCCAGGCATCCAGGGTATTGGCTTTGTCGTTAAAATCCCTGCCGACGAACTTGAGCCTCACCTTCGCGGGATAAGGACCCAGGGTTTTCCAGATTACTCTGTGAGACCTCATACGCCACGCGACTTTTATTACCCAATTACTCTGATTGAGCCCTTCAATTGGCGCAACCAGCGAGCATTTGGCTACGATATGATGACGGAAGGGGTGCGCCGCCGCGCTATGGAATTAGCCCGGGACACGGGCCAATTAACCCTAAGTGGCAAGGTGCGCCTCGTGCAGGAGACAGACCTCCATCCACAACCAGGTCTCCTTCTTTATGTCCCTAAATACGCTAGAGACGCTCGGATTGATACACCGGAAGATCGTCAGGCAGCCCTCGAGGGTTTTATCTACAGCCCCTTTCGCGCTATCGATCTGATGCAGGGTATCTTCGGGGAACGATACAAACATGACCAAGCAGTCTCGTTTGAGGTCTACGATGGTCTAAATACCTTAGAAGCCAATTTGCTTTATTCGCGGATCAAAGATGGATTACACAGACAATTTAATACGAACAGTTCTCAATTTTCCAAAACCACAACATTAACAATCTTCGGGAATGCTTGGACGGTTCGTACCTACTCACTACCTGAATTTAGAGCGCAAGCCGCTCCCTCATCTCCAACTGTGACGGCCACAGCTGGCATAGTCTTTACGATTCTCATCATACGTTTGGTTATGACACTACAAAAGCTAGGTCAAACAGCCGAACGCCTCAGGTCCAGTGAAGACAGTTACCGCACATTGACCGAGGTAGCACCCCAAATAGTCTGGGCTGCGACCGTTAGTGCTGGCAACGTTTACATCAACCGATTTTGGTCCGACTACACCGGCATGGCTCCGGCGCAAGCCTTGGGTAGCGGATGGCAGCATGCCTTGCACCCGGCTGACATTAAGATCATGCAAGACGCGTGGCAACAAGCGATACGAGACTCAAGTCAATCCTTTGAGTGCGAGATGCGCATACGTCGCCATGACGGGCAATTTCGCTGGCATTTGAGCCGCGCCCGGCTGATGCCCCGACTCAGTGGTCACGACTCTAAGTGGCTTGGTGTAGCCACCGACATTCATGATCGCAAAATGACGGAGCAAGTACTCTCGCAACGCGAAGCGCATTTACAACTTATCATGGATTCGATTCCGGCTCTGATAGCTTACATAAGCGTCGACTGCAAATACTTGAGTGTCAATAAAACCTACGAGTCATGGTTTCAGATCAATAAAGCGTCCATGATTGGCCAAACAGTCGAGGGTTTTCACGGTCCTGAGGTAGCAAAGGCGTTATTGCCATTTATGAAACGCGCGTTAAGTGGTGATACCGTTCATTTTGAAATGCCCATCATGCAACAAAACGGACTACTGAGGCACATCAGTGGCACCTATGTTCCCGATATTTTAGAAGACGGCAAAGTGATTGGTTTTTTCGTCTTTGTCATGGATGTGAGCGAGGCCAAATTAGCGGAAGCTCGTCTCCAACAGAGCTACCAACGATTCATTAACGTGGCTCGGGCTACCAATGACGTCGTTTGGGACTGGCAAATTGAGTCAAACTCACGGTGGTGGAGCGACGCCGTGACCTCTGTTTTTGGTTATGATGTACAAACTAGCATCATGAACCAGACGTGGTGGGAATCGAAAATTCACCCTGATGATCGTGATCAAGTGGTCGCAAGTATCAACCATCACATCGCTAGCCAACATCAAAGTTGGAGCGAACAGTACCGCTTCCAAAGAAACGATGGGAGTTACGCTTATGTGCATGACCGTGGCTACACCGTGTTTGGCCTAAGAAATGAGTTGCCTCTCCAAATGGTCGGCGCAATCCAAGATATTAGTGAAAGAAAAATAACTGAGGAGGCTTTATTAAAAGCCAAAGAAGATGCCGAAGCGGCCAATCAGACTAAGACCAACTTCTTGGCAAATATGTCTCACGAGATCAGAACCCCCCTAGGGGTCGTCCTCGGGTTTTCTGAATTACTTGCCAAAGGTGAGTTAAGTTCCGAAGAGAGAGACAGATCGGTTGAGGCGATCAATCGCAATGGTGAGCTAGTTTCAAGTATCATCAACGATATTCTAGACATCTCTAAAATTGAGGCCGGTCGACTAGAGATTGAGATTGTACCGACAAATCTCGTCTCGCTCATCGACGACCTCAATGCCGGTTTTGAATTGCAAGCACGGGAAAAAGGCATCGACTACAAATGCAGTTTTGTTGGTCAAATTCCTCGGACTATTACCACTGACGCCCTGCGCCTCAAGCAAATCATCTTCAATATCGTTGGCAATGCCGTTAAATTCACGCAACGTGGATCCGTGTCGTTACGCATTTATCTGACTAATGAGAAAGAGCCGCGCAAACTTATACTCGAAGTCACAGATACAGGACCGGGGATTGCACCCGAAAATACGGGTAAACTTTTTGAAGCGTTCTCACAAGCTGACGCCTCAACTACGCGTAAGTTTGGCGGCACTGGTCTCGGCCTTGCTTTATCCAGGCGCTTGGCCCAGGCCTTGGGCGGCGATGTCATACTGCTAAGGACAGAAGTCGACCACGGCAGCACCTTTCAGATTAGAATAGATACCGGCAGTATTGATGCCGCCGTCCAGATTCCCGCCCCCGCGCAGTATCAGCCGCAGCCAATCACGCTTGACGGCATGCGCATATTGGTCGTTGATGATTCTGCAGACAATAGAATGCTCATAGGGCGCATCCTCAATCGGCATGGCGCCAGCGTCAAACTGGTAAACAGTGGTCATGCGGGCATTGCAGAGGCACTGACGACTCCATTCGACATCGTATTAATGGATATCCAAATGCCTGAGCTAGATGGTTACGAAGCCACACGCACTCTCAGGAAAGCCGGCTACCGCGCCCCCATCGTCGCACTTACGGCGCATGCCCTGAAGGCGGACCGTGAACGCTGCCTCAGCCAGGGCTTTGATGGTTACCTGACAAAACCTATTCAACGGCTGGAACTCGTATCGCAAATAGCCAAACTAAAGGCGCGACAAACCAGTGCAGGCTAG
- a CDS encoding helix-turn-helix transcriptional regulator yields the protein MTAIAIRRRVSANIKRCRQRAGLTQEAMASRLGVSLRYVSMLEQNARNLSIESLAKVAGCLEVDIAELVCDEKYLDQAKQSAAELGIQLLQQFVKGHDDT from the coding sequence TTGACGGCTATTGCGATTAGAAGACGAGTGTCCGCCAACATCAAACGCTGCCGTCAACGCGCAGGTCTGACGCAGGAGGCTATGGCCAGTCGCCTGGGCGTTTCACTACGCTATGTCTCTATGCTTGAACAGAATGCTAGAAATCTGAGTATAGAGTCTCTGGCCAAGGTCGCTGGTTGCCTCGAAGTAGATATCGCAGAACTTGTCTGCGACGAAAAATACTTGGATCAGGCCAAACAATCGGCCGCTGAGCTGGGTATCCAGCTCCTTCAGCAATTCGTTAAAGGCCACGACGACACCTAG